A single region of the Streptomyces sp. NBC_01262 genome encodes:
- a CDS encoding AMP-binding protein yields MSFASPHADVELPDLGLHAFLFAGLGPADLDRVALVSAESGESLTYGSLTTRVDGFAAELVARGVGPGDVVALLCPNTPAFAVAFHGILRAGATVTTVNLLSTPAEIAKQLTAARARTLVTVTALASTAQEATGTAGLDAGAILLLDAERRPGSAPAAGPVPAPDRFDPAERVAVLPFSSGTTGVPKGVMLTHRNLVANIAQLAPVLDVRSDDVVLAALPFFHIYGMTALLNSTLAARGRIVTMARFDLTAFLDAVQRHRVTYLYIAPPIAVALAKHPLVDSYDLTSLRAIVSGAAPLDEELGAAVSRRLSVPVVQGFGMTELSPVSHIVPVADGGAGIAGRRAPVAAVGWPVPNTVDKLVDPATGAEIDVPAQGLSEPGELWVRGPNVMAGYLGNPEATAATLDADGFLHTGDLARVDSTGCVYIVDRIKELIKYKGYQVAPAELEALLLTHPDIADAAVIGVADAEGEEIPKAFVVTGDPALSAEQVMEFLAAQVAPYKKVRAVEFIAAIPKSAAGKILRKDLRAGAVLDRGRP; encoded by the coding sequence ATGAGTTTCGCCAGTCCCCACGCCGATGTGGAGCTGCCTGATCTGGGGCTGCACGCATTCCTGTTCGCGGGTCTGGGCCCCGCCGACCTCGACCGGGTCGCGCTGGTCTCCGCGGAATCCGGGGAATCGCTGACCTACGGGTCGTTGACGACGCGCGTCGACGGATTCGCCGCCGAACTGGTGGCGCGTGGCGTCGGCCCCGGCGACGTGGTGGCGTTGCTGTGCCCGAACACGCCGGCGTTCGCGGTCGCCTTCCACGGGATCCTGCGGGCCGGCGCCACCGTGACCACGGTGAACCTGCTGTCCACCCCTGCGGAGATCGCCAAGCAGCTGACCGCCGCCCGGGCCCGGACCCTGGTGACCGTGACGGCGCTGGCGTCGACGGCACAGGAGGCGACGGGCACGGCCGGGCTCGACGCGGGCGCGATCCTGCTCCTGGACGCCGAGCGGCGACCCGGGTCCGCCCCCGCCGCCGGCCCGGTCCCCGCGCCCGACCGGTTCGATCCGGCCGAGCGGGTGGCCGTGCTGCCCTTCAGCTCCGGCACCACGGGCGTGCCGAAGGGCGTGATGCTGACCCACCGGAACCTGGTGGCCAACATCGCGCAGCTCGCGCCGGTCCTGGACGTGCGCTCCGACGACGTGGTGCTGGCGGCCCTGCCGTTCTTCCACATCTACGGCATGACCGCGCTGCTGAACTCCACGCTGGCCGCACGCGGCCGTATCGTCACCATGGCCCGATTCGACCTGACCGCGTTTCTGGACGCCGTCCAGCGCCACCGCGTCACCTACCTGTACATCGCGCCGCCGATCGCGGTGGCCCTGGCCAAGCACCCGCTGGTGGACTCCTACGACCTGACGTCGCTGCGGGCGATCGTCAGCGGCGCGGCCCCGCTGGACGAGGAGCTGGGCGCGGCGGTGTCGCGGCGGCTGTCGGTGCCGGTGGTCCAGGGGTTCGGCATGACCGAGTTGAGCCCGGTCAGCCACATCGTGCCGGTGGCCGACGGCGGGGCCGGGATCGCCGGCCGCCGCGCGCCGGTCGCCGCCGTCGGATGGCCGGTCCCCAACACGGTCGACAAACTCGTGGATCCTGCGACCGGCGCCGAGATCGACGTACCCGCGCAAGGGCTGAGCGAGCCGGGAGAGCTGTGGGTGCGCGGCCCGAACGTGATGGCGGGCTACCTGGGCAACCCGGAAGCCACCGCCGCGACTCTCGACGCCGATGGCTTTCTGCACACGGGGGACCTGGCGAGGGTCGATTCCACCGGATGCGTCTACATCGTCGACCGCATCAAGGAGCTGATCAAGTACAAGGGCTACCAGGTCGCGCCGGCCGAACTCGAGGCGCTGCTGCTGACCCACCCGGACATCGCCGACGCCGCTGTGATCGGCGTGGCCGACGCCGAGGGCGAGGAGATCCCGAAGGCGTTCGTCGTCACCGGCGATCCCGCGTTGAGTGCCGAGCAGGTGATGGAGTTCCTCGCCGCGCAGGTTGCGCCGTACAAGAAGGTGAGGGCCGTCGAGTTCATCGCCGCGATCCCCAAATCGGCGGCAGGAAAAATCCTGCGCAAGGACCTGCGGGCCGGGGCCGTGCTTGACAGGGGACGGCCGTGA
- a CDS encoding putative quinol monooxygenase — MTNPVVVVATLVAKPGQEELVEKTLTAAVPAVHAEPGCLRYALHRKAGATGEFVVIEKWASQEAFGAHLKGAAMREIGAALAQALAGPPQAEFLDAIPTGDPDAGAV, encoded by the coding sequence ATGACCAATCCGGTTGTTGTGGTGGCGACGCTGGTCGCCAAGCCGGGCCAGGAAGAGCTGGTCGAGAAGACGTTGACGGCGGCGGTGCCCGCGGTGCACGCCGAGCCGGGATGCCTGCGCTATGCGCTGCATCGCAAGGCGGGCGCCACGGGTGAATTCGTCGTCATCGAGAAGTGGGCCTCCCAGGAGGCGTTCGGTGCGCACCTGAAGGGTGCCGCGATGCGGGAGATCGGTGCCGCACTGGCGCAGGCACTCGCCGGACCCCCACAGGCGGAGTTCCTGGACGCGATCCCCACTGGCGACCCGGACGCCGGCGCCGTCTGA
- a CDS encoding zinc-dependent alcohol dehydrogenase, whose amino-acid sequence MKSLMFVAPGQLRFDEVAAPTLVEGTDALVRPLAATTCDLDHHVIADKTPFSGFGPFPLGHECVGTVVEAGPDCTDVAVGDVVGIAWHIACGTCAQCKLGHTARCLLHGDAQYGLPVNGAWGGTFDELVRVPYADFNLAKLPAGVDPVHLASIGDNLALGWETVMPTVAGISDPKIAVFGGTGSIGLYCVDVAVHCAKARTVYYDNDPVRMKVAEQLGAEVHDIDGKREKDFHLAVDASCDPERLRKALLSVMPEGHVNSVGIYFDDVQLPLLALYQRGVHFHNGKGHARPNMTPTLEAVASGTLHPELVTSGIYGWDEIPEVLTSDRAGHKPIFVLEN is encoded by the coding sequence ATGAAGAGCCTGATGTTCGTCGCGCCCGGACAGCTGCGCTTCGACGAGGTCGCCGCCCCCACCCTCGTCGAGGGCACGGACGCGCTCGTCCGGCCGCTCGCGGCCACGACCTGCGATCTCGACCACCATGTCATCGCCGACAAGACCCCGTTCTCCGGATTCGGCCCGTTCCCGCTCGGCCACGAATGCGTGGGAACGGTGGTCGAGGCCGGCCCCGACTGCACGGACGTCGCGGTCGGCGACGTGGTCGGCATCGCCTGGCACATCGCGTGCGGCACCTGCGCGCAGTGCAAGCTCGGGCACACCGCCCGCTGTCTCCTCCACGGCGACGCCCAGTACGGCCTGCCGGTGAACGGTGCCTGGGGCGGGACCTTCGACGAGCTCGTCCGCGTTCCCTACGCCGACTTCAACCTCGCCAAGCTGCCCGCCGGGGTCGACCCGGTGCACCTGGCCTCGATCGGTGACAACCTCGCGCTCGGCTGGGAGACGGTGATGCCGACCGTCGCCGGGATCTCCGACCCGAAGATCGCGGTTTTCGGCGGGACCGGTTCCATCGGCCTGTACTGCGTCGACGTCGCGGTCCACTGCGCCAAGGCCCGCACCGTGTACTACGACAACGACCCGGTCAGGATGAAGGTCGCCGAGCAGCTCGGCGCCGAGGTCCACGACATCGACGGCAAGCGGGAGAAGGACTTCCACCTCGCAGTGGACGCCAGCTGCGACCCCGAGCGGCTGCGCAAGGCGCTGCTGTCGGTGATGCCCGAGGGCCACGTCAACAGCGTCGGCATCTACTTCGACGACGTCCAGCTCCCCTTGCTCGCGCTCTACCAGCGCGGGGTCCACTTCCACAACGGCAAGGGGCACGCGCGACCGAACATGACGCCGACGCTTGAGGCGGTGGCCTCCGGGACGCTCCATCCCGAGCTGGTCACCAGCGGAATCTACGGCTGGGACGAGATCCCCGAGGTGCTGACCTCCGACCGCGCCGGCCACAAGCCGATCTTCGTCCTGGAGAACTGA
- a CDS encoding MarR family winged helix-turn-helix transcriptional regulator → MTTTPDPVNVWMDSWRSELPEVEHTSSELTKRIMFAGGVLDGVMRRELTGLGLTAAEFDVLVALRRAGAPYRMKPNRLARSLMLSTGGTTNVTHRLVARHLVERENDPDDARSTWLRLTADGIALAERAVLVNAAAHDALFEGVPAEVLEAATAALRELFAATPGLLGGGPAARPDRSQA, encoded by the coding sequence GTGACGACGACACCGGATCCCGTGAACGTATGGATGGACTCGTGGCGCAGCGAGCTGCCCGAGGTCGAGCACACCTCCTCCGAACTGACCAAACGGATCATGTTCGCAGGCGGTGTGCTGGACGGCGTGATGCGGCGTGAGCTGACCGGACTCGGGCTCACCGCGGCCGAGTTCGACGTGCTGGTGGCGCTGCGCCGGGCCGGCGCGCCGTACCGCATGAAGCCGAACCGGCTCGCCCGCTCACTGATGCTCTCCACCGGCGGCACCACCAACGTCACCCACCGCCTGGTGGCCCGCCACCTCGTCGAGCGGGAGAACGACCCGGACGACGCCCGCAGCACCTGGCTGCGGCTGACGGCGGACGGCATCGCGCTTGCCGAACGCGCGGTCCTGGTGAACGCGGCGGCGCACGACGCGCTCTTCGAAGGCGTTCCGGCGGAAGTCCTCGAAGCGGCGACCGCCGCGCTGCGGGAGCTCTTCGCCGCCACCCCGGGCCTGCTCGGCGGCGGCCCGGCGGCTCGTCCCGACCGGTCCCAGGCCTGA